The following proteins come from a genomic window of Pocillopora verrucosa isolate sample1 chromosome 6, ASM3666991v2, whole genome shotgun sequence:
- the LOC136281634 gene encoding ryncolin-1-like, with translation MAMQLNSLKMEALTLSVINRPPRGCNDILYAGYNTSGVYTINPDRKTEFKVYCDLQTDNGGWIVFQRRQDASVSFHRNWNDYRSGLGDLRKNFWLGNDKIYRITTANEKSLRIEPEDWSRKKVFAHYDVFKVDNEKNSYKITVIGYNGRYGDSLRYHNNMMFSTRDRENDMWKMGSCSNDLTGDGGLTIVTTPI, from the exons ATGGCAATGCAATTGAACTCCTTGAAAATGGAAGCCTTAACTCTTTCTGTAATTAACAGACCTC CGAGAGGGTGCAATGATATCCTTTATGCTGGCTACAACACTAGTGGTGTTTATACCATCAACCCTGACAGAAAAACAGAGTTTAAGGTGTATTGCGACCTGCAGACGGACAATGGAGGATGGATCGTGTTCCAAAGGCGACAGGATGCATCTGTCAGCTTCCATCGCAATTGGAATGACTATAGATCAGGCTTGGGAGACCTTAGAAAGAATTTCTGGCTGGGAAACGACAAAATTTATCGTATCACCACAGCAAATGAGAAGTCGCTGCGAATCGAGCCGGAGGATTGGAGTAGAAAGAAAGTTTTCGCTCATTACGACGTGTTCAAGGTAGACAACgaaaaaaacagttacaagATCACGGTCATCGGTTACAATGGTAGATACGGGGATTCGTTGAGGTACCATAACAACATGATGTTCAGCACCAGAGACAGGGAAAACGACATGTGGAAGATGGGAAGCTGCTCAAATGACCTAACCGGGGATGGTGGTTTAACGATTGTCACAACTCCAATTTAA